Below is a genomic region from Fusobacterium canifelinum.
TCTTAAATATAGACATTCTATAGTTGCATTAAGAAAAACAATAAAAGATGTTTCTTTTAACCTTTTAATATTTTCATTATCTAAAATAGAACCTCCACCAGTGGCAATAACACAATCATTTTTTGAAGATTCTTGTAAGATAACTTCTCTTTCTAAATCTCTAAAATAGATTTGCCCCTTTTCATGAAAAATATCATTGATTGATTTTTTTTCATGAGCTTCTATTACTTTATCTATATCAACAAATTTCATGTCCATAGTTTTAGCAAGAAGTTTTCCAACAGTTGTTTTTCCACTTCCCATAAAACCAATTAATGCAATATTATCTTTCATATCTTTCCTTTTAAATGAGATTAATTTTCACTTTAATATTATAACATAAAAAAATGAGGTTATTGTGAATTAAATTACAATATAACCTCAAATTTTTAAAATTTATTTTATACTTGGTAAATTATTTATATCTTTATTTATTGTATCAAACATTTCTTGAAAAGCTGCTTTATATATTTCTTCCTTTGCTGGAACATGTTTTTCTTTTTCATCACTTGGAATTTGTTTCTTTTTATCTATTCTAAAAGAGCTTATATAATATGTTTTCCAACTTTCATTGTAATTTTTCTCAATACTTTTTCTATCACTAACTAAAATCTCACCAGTTAAATTTGAAACTAATTTATACTCAACCACAAATGTCAATCCAGCTATCTCAGATGTTTCATTTTCATAATATTTTACAACATTTAATATTTCATTTCCCTCTTTGTTAGTGTATCTTTCTGAATATTCTTTTGGAATAGTTTTTACATTAACAACTGGTTTATTATAGTTAATATAACTCATTTTTATTTGAAGTGTAACATCTGGATTATTAGTAGAATATGTAAAAATTTTATTTTCAAAATTATCATATAAACCATTATCTAGAATATCTTGAAATACTAAGTCAGCTCCTATAATATTAAAATTATAAGTTTTTTCAATCTTATTTGAAAGCTCATTTATTCTTGGACTAAGTTTTGCCTTATAACTAGGATTATAAGCAGTTAAAGATTTATATGCTTTATACTTTTTTATCTTATTTGCATAACTGTCCTCTGGAATTGCTTCAGCTTCTTTTAATAAATTTCTAGTTTTGATAACCTTAGCTTTATTAGTAGCAGATATAGTTTTTTTCTTATCATCCTTTTGAGTATTTACATTATTTTTAGTAGGACTCTTTGTATTATTTGCTACTTTTTGAATTTTAGGTTCATTCAAATTTATACAAGATATTAAAAGTAAAGTTGTCAAACCTAATAAAACCTTTTTCATTTTTTCTCTCCCCTTTCTTTTAAAATAATAGGATAAAATTCCAAATATATATTAAGCTATAATGATTATAACATATTTTATCAAAATAGTTTAGAATTATCCTAAAATATCATTTAAACTTTCTGTAAAAATAGGGTGAGTATAGATAAAATCTTTTAAAACTTTTGATTTTATTTTTTGATTTATAGCAAGTGCTAATAAGTTTATCATTTCATGTGACTCATAATGACAAATACTTGCTCCAACGATTTCATCATTTTCATTTATTAAAATTTTAGTAAATCCTTCTATCTCATTTATAACATGAGCTTTAGGAATAGTATTTGTTAAAGCAAATTTTTTAGTATACTTTATTCCCAAGCTTTGTGCTTCTTTTTCATTTTTCCCTACTCTTGAATATGGTGGATCTATAAATGTAGAAGTTGGAATTAAAACTCTATCAGATAATTTTCTTCCATTATTTTCTCCTAAAATTTGTGGAAATACAATACGAAAATCATCTAATGATACATAAGTAAATTGTGCTCCTCCTTTTACATCTCCAACTGCCCATACATTAGGAGCATTTGTTTTTAAATAGCCATCAACTAATATTTCACCAAATTTTCCTAATTGAATGGAAGTATTTTCAAGCCCTAAATTATCAGTATTAGGTTTTCTTCCAACTGCAACTAAAACTTTATCAAATTCTCCAATAAATTCTTGTCCATCTTTTGCACAGATTGCTTTTACAGAATCTCCTAAATCTTCAAATCTTTTAACTGATGTATTGAAGAAAAATTTTACACCTTTATTTTCCAAAATTTCTTTTACTATTTTTGCTTCATCTTCATCTTCTCTTACTAAGAAACTATCATCAAATTGAAAAACAGAAACTTCACTTCCAAAATTTGAGAAATATGAAGCAAATTCAAGTCCTATATATCCAGCACCAATTATTAAAAGTTTTTTAGGTAATTCTTTTAATTCTAAAATTCCTTCACTTGTCATTACATTTTTATTATCACTACCATCAATATTTAATGTTCTTGAAACAGAACCAGTATTTATAACAATTTTATCAGCTTTTAAAATAATTTCTTTATTATTAGAAATAACTTTTACTTCATTATTTGAAACAAAACTTGCTCTTCCATTATAAATATCAATATTTTCATTTGTATCCAATAGTCCAAAATTTTTATTTCTTAACTTTGTTGTCATTTCTTCTTTTTTCTTCATTGCTTCTTTAAAGAAATTATTTTTAAATGAATATTCTCCATCAATTCCATATTTTTTTACTTCTGCTAATATTTTAGCACTATGTACAAGAGATTTTGTTGGTAGACAACCAACATTTATACAAGTTCCTCCATACATTTTAGGATTTTCTTCTATTATAGCTACCTTTTTTCCCTTTGCTCCAAGTTTAGCAGATAAAGTTTTTCCAGCTTTCCCTCAACCTATTACTAATAAGTCATATATTTTTTCCATTTTTATATCCTCCTTAATTTATAAATAATCTTTATAAGATATATTTTAATATTGTCGACTAAAATAGTTAAGAAATATTTTATAAAAAATATAAAATTTAATTAAAATATATATCAGAATTTATTAACTCATTAACAGTATTGTAATCTTTTTTTAGTTTTTCATCATTTTCTAAAGAAGAACTCAAATACTTATCAACATTTTTAAAATATTCCTTAGCTTTTTCTTTTTCATCAATTAATGCATAGCACCAAGCAAGTTGTAAATCTCCAAAGCCTTGATAATCAGTTATTTCTATTTCTTCTTTAAAAACATTTATAGCTTCTTCAATATTACCAGTTTCTTTTAAAGCTAAACCTAATTGATAAAGTAACCAAGAATTATCTTCTCCAAATCCTCTTGCTTTTTTAAAATATGAAATAGCATTTTCATATTCTCCCAGTCTTGAATAAGCAAAACCATATTGCATATTAAGCCAAGCATCATCTTTTCCCAAGCTTTTTATTTTATTAAAATATTCTAATGCCTTATGTAAATCCTTTTCTAATAAATTCCAGCCTATTTGAGAGTTTATCCAGATATCATTTCTTCCTAGTTCTTCTGCTTTATATAAATATTCCAAAGCATTATCAACATCTCTAAGTTCTCCATACCAAAATGCTATCTCACTATTTAGA
It encodes:
- a CDS encoding shikimate kinase; amino-acid sequence: MKDNIALIGFMGSGKTTVGKLLAKTMDMKFVDIDKVIEAHEKKSINDIFHEKGQIYFRDLEREVILQESSKNDCVIATGGGSILDNENIKRLKETSFIVFLNATIECLYLRLKDNTTRPILNGVDDKRKVIEELLEKRKFLYQISADYIIDVNEYTNIYETVDKIKEAYIIS